A region of Diceros bicornis minor isolate mBicDic1 chromosome 9, mDicBic1.mat.cur, whole genome shotgun sequence DNA encodes the following proteins:
- the LOC131410173 gene encoding transmembrane protein 272-like, with translation MRRLLSKAVVIAATRDDEYPWRQNAHYILLILSFFLFLCFILGNYWLFSVHLPDFIPPFQQPRDYCDKILYLFAVGVHVLSHIVLVLLVLCSGCIYVWFRWRSVVDED, from the coding sequence ATGAGGCGGCTTCTGTCCAAGGCTGTGGTGATTGCGGCTACCCGCGATGATGAGTACCCCTGGAGGCAGAATGCGCATTATATCCTCCTCATCCTcagcttcttcctcttcctctgcttcATCCTGGGGAACTACTGGCTCTTTTCTGTTCACCTGCCTGATTTTATTCCACCTTTCCAGCAGCCTCGGGATTACTGTGACAAAATCCTGTACCTCTTCGCTGTAGGGGTCCATGTGCTCAGCCACATCGTGCTAGTCTTACTCGTCCTGTGCAGTGGTTGTATCTACGTCTGGTTCAGGTGGAGATCTGTTGTTGATGAAGACTGA